DNA from Brevibacterium sp. 'Marine':
TTCGGTCTGCAGAGCAAGATGCCGCAGGTGCTCAAGGACGGAGTCCCGAAGTTCGCGAACGAAGCCATCCATGCCTCCGAAAGCAACGGGGATCTGCTTGTCCAAGCCTGCGCCAATGATCCGCAGGTCGCCGTCCACGCGATCCGCAACCTCACCCGCATCGCTTTCGGCACTGCGAAGCTCAAGTGGGGGCAGATCGGCTACGGCCGCACCTCCTCGACGTCGACGAAGCAGGAGACGCCGCGCAACCTGTTCGGGTTCAAGGACGGGACGAACAACATCAAGAGCGAGGATGCCGACGGCGAACTCGACAAGCACCTGTGGGTGCAGTCCGGCGATGATCCGGCTTCTGATGGCTGGCTGGCCGGAGGAACGTATTTCATGGCCCGCAAGATCCACATGTACTTGGAGATCTGGGACCGAGTCTCCTTGGCCGAACAGGAGGACATCATCGGCCGCGACAAGCGCTATGGCGCCCCGCAGTCCGTGGCAGAACCTGCCGCGGACGAAGAGTTCACCCCCATCGACTTCGCAGCGAAGAACGCCGAGGGCGCTCCGGCGATCGACGCTCGGTCCCATGTCGCCATCGTCGCTCCTGAACACCACAAGGGGGCGAAGATGCTGCGCCGGGGATACAACTTCACCGATGGCAATGACTCGCTCGGCCGCCTCGACGCGGGGCTGTTCTTCATCGCCTTCGTGCGGGACCCGCGGACGAACTTCTATCCGATTCTCAAGACGATGGCACAGAAGGATCTGCTCACCGAGTACTTGCAGCATCGAGCCTCGGCGCTGTTCGCCATTCCGCCCGGCATCGGCACCGGGGACACGATGATCGGCCAGAAGCTCTTCACCTGACCCACCCTGCAGCTGCCGCGCACCGTTGCCCCGCCCCGCAACGTCCGGGCGGAATCACAGCACCCCACACCGCCGGTGACGTTGCGCACCGCAAGCGTCATGTCCTCCATCTGCGACCCACGAGCATCCGTCACCGCAAGAGGCACAACCTACGACTGCAAATGCATCTGTCACCGGCAGCCGCACAACGCACAGGTGCAACGGGATGTTATGCAGCTGTCGCGAGGTTCTAGGTGCGACACGTCGTTTTGCCGCGAACACACATGGATGCTCGACCGCCCTCCAGTGCAGACCGCAGCCCCCAACGTCGTCTGCAGCTCAGTGCCCACCGTGAGTCAGTGCCCACGGTGAGCAGGCACCAGCAGCGAGACATCGCCGGCCGCACCCTCACAGCTCCGACAGCCGAACCCCACCCATGAATAGCGCCGAGGCGGCACCTGGACTCAGGTGCCGCCTCGGCGGTGGTGTGGTGGGGTCGTTCAGACGCTCACCACGTCCGACTCAATCGGACAAGGGCATCCGGACTGAGACGTCCGGACAAGGCCGTCGATCAGGCCTTGCCGATGACCTCGAACTTGATCTTCGCGGTGATCTCGTCGCCGACGCGCACAACAGCGTTGTAGCTGCCGGGGGTCTTGACGTGACCGGTCAGGGCGACCTGACGGCGATCGAAGTCGCGTCCGGTCGCGGTCTGCAGGGCCTCGGCCACGAGGGCAGGGGTGACGGCGCCGAAGAGGCGACCGTTCTTGCCGGCCTTCATGTCGATGCGAGCCGTGGTCGACTCGAGTTCGCCCTTGACCTTGATGGCTTCGTCGTGATCGGCGATCTGCTTGGCCTGGCGGGCCTTGCGCAGAGACTCGATGTGCTTCTCAGCGCCGGCGGACCAGGCCGAAGCCCAGCCACGAGGCAGAAGCAGGTTGCGTGCGTATCCGGCACGAACCTCGACGACGTCGCCGGCGGCACCGAGGCCGTCGACTTCCTGGTTCAGAATCACTTTGCGGTTAGGCATGTCTGTCTCCCTCCGATCAGCGAGCTGAGCTCGAGTAGGGCAGAAGTGCCATCTCGCGGGCGTTCTTGACGGCCTTTGCGATGACGCGCTGTTCCTGCACGGTCACACCGGTGACGCGACGTGCACGGATCTTGCCGCGGTCGGAAATGAACTTACGGAGCGTAGCGGTGTCCTTGTAGTGGATGTTCGCCGCTTCGCCCTTCTTGAGCGGATTAGCCTTCTTCTTGATAGGCTTCCGGATCTCTGGCTTTGCCATGAGTATCTCCTGTTAACGAATGTCTCGAAATGTCGTGAAGACGTGGATCAGAACGGGGGTTCATCGGCGCCGGGGTTGCCCCAGCCGCCGTTGCCGCTCTGCGGGTTCGATGATGCCCACGGGTCATTGGCGGGTGCGTTGTTGCCGCCCTGGCTGTAACCGCCCTGGCGCTGTCCACCCTGCTGGCCGCCCTGCTGAGGGTTGTTGCCCCAACCGGAGGACTGCTGGTTGCCGAAGCCGCCCTGCTGGCCGCCTCCGCCCTGGCCTCCACCGAAGCCGCCGCCACCGCCGAAGTTTCCTCCGCCGCTGGGGTTGTTCTTCGTCACCTGGGCGGTGGCGCGTCGCAGGCTGGGGCCGACTTCGTCGACGTCCAGCTCCATGACTGTGCGCTTCTCGCCTTCCTTGGTTTCGAAGGACCGGGACTTCAGTCGGCCCTGAACGACGACCCGTGTACCGCGCTGCAGAGATTCGGCGACGTTCTCTCCCATTTCACGCCACACCGAGCAGCGCAGGAACAGGGTCTCCCCGTCCTTGAACTCGTTGGCCTGACGGTCGAAGATGCGCGGCGTCGAGGCCACGGTGAAGTTTGCGACTGCCGCACCGTTCGGTGTGAAGCGCAGTTCGGGATCGCTGGTGAGGTTCCCGACGACCGTGATGACTGTTTCGCCTGCCATTGAATCTCCTTGAAGCGAGGTAGCTTAAGATGCCTTACTTGGCGTCCGGGCGGAGGATCTTCGTGCGCAGAACGGACTCGTTGAGTCCGAGCTGACGATCGAGTTCCTTGGTCGTTGCAGGCTCGGCGTGGAAGTCAACCACGACGTAGTAGCCTTCGGACTTCTTCTGGATCTCGTACGCGAAGCGACGACGTCCCCAGATGTCCACGTTGTCGACGGTGCCGTTCTCAGCCGGGACAACCTTGATCAGGTTGTTCACGGTGTCAGCCAGCGTCCGCTCTTCGAGGTCGTTATCAAGAATGAGCATGAGCTCGTACTTACGCATATGTCACCCACCTCCTCTGGTCTTTGCGGCCATGGTCGGTCCATGGCAGGAGGGTATATGCACGCCCGCTCCCGGTCCCGTGATGGTCACGAAATGGGAACAGACCTCACTAGTCTAGTCGACCGGTGCGCTGACTGTCATGTCCGAATCCGTGCTCTTCCTTACGTGCCACGGCCTGATCATCCGCGTGCCCCGGATTGGACCCGTCCGTGGACGTGTTCCCGGGTTCGCCCCCTCGCCGAGGCGGCTGTCCCCGATCGTCGACAGCGCCGTCGTCGTCCCCTCGCCGAGGCGGCGCTGCAGTGACCGTAGCACCGCGGATACCGCGGCGGTAGAGGTTCTCGCCGGCCATGATCACGACGAGGACGAGGGCCAGCAGCCGCAGCAGGGTGAACAGGGCGACGAAAGTGGAGTCGAGTCCCTTGTCGGCTTCGAAGCCGGTCACATCGCCGAGTTGGATGGCGACGGCGAAGACCGCCTCGGCGAGAGTCCAGACGATGAGCACCCACCAGCGGCGGATGGACAGGGCGATGAAGGGCAGCAGCCACAGACTGTCCCAGGGCATGAGGCCCGGTGCCAGCAGCAGGCAGCCGCCGATGAGCAGGCAGGCGGCCACTGCCGGATCGAGGCCGGTGCGGCGGACCATGTAGAGGGAGACGGCGACGGCGAGGACCACTCCGGCGCTGACGATGATCCACAGCGGTGCCCAGACGGAGGCGTCGCCGAGTTCGGCCATGACCAGGATCGAGGCGAAGGATCCGCCGTCGACGGCATCGGAGTACCAATGGATGATCCGGTCGATCGCGGTCAGTTCGACGACGAGCAGCAGCGCCGAGGTGATCGTGGCCGCGGCGAGCATCATACGCGGATTGCGCGACTTCAGTCCCCGGGCCGGATTCGGTCCGGCCAGGGTCAGCGCCAGGAGGACGAGGAGGGCGAGCGGGTTGATGAACGTCGCGATGCCCAGCAGCACACCGGCCAACCACCCGCGCGGGCGCAGCGGAAGCGTTCCGAAGAAGAGGACCACAGCCCACACCGCCAACGCGAGGCCGACCAGGTCGAGAGTGGAGCCGAGCGTGAAGAGGATGAGCGGGGAGGCGAAGACCGCGACCAGCCACCCGCGGAAGCGGGCGAGGGTGAGGAGCCCGGCGCCGAGTGCCGCGATGCCTGCAGTGTTGAGCAGGAGCACGCCGACCATGAACAGGGAGACGTCGTCGGTGAAGAGGTGGAACAGGTCGACCAGGCGAGCTTCCAATGGGGCCAAGGCCGCCGCTCCGCCGTGTGACCGGCCGAGCACCTCGGGGTTGGTGTCACCGAGGAACGCCGTGGACAGGGGGCCCGCGCACATCCTCGCCGAGGCGGACGGCTGTTCGTATCCCGAGCTCAGACACGGGCCCTGCAGAGTCAGAGCGAGGAAGGTGGTGATGCCGAGGACCGCGGCCAGCGCGGTGGCCTGCGCACTGGCGAACCGGCGGCCGGCGACACCGAGGTGAATGCCGACCGGACCGCCGAGCAGAGGCTCGGCGATCCGGGTGCTGGACTTCGAGGGCATGACTCGAGGTTACTAGTCTCTGTTGTCGCGATTCCCATCGGCGACGCCATCGACGAGGCCCTTGTCATTTCCTCCGCCGTTGTCGCCGGGGTCATCCGGATTGTCCGGAGGCTCTACTGGAAGTGACGGCTCCGGCTTGTCGTCCGCGGAATCAGTCCCGTCCTTCGAGTCCTTTCCATCGGTGTCGTTCGAACCTTCGTCGCCGTCGGCCTCGGCGTCCTCTTCCTTGCCCTTGTCGGCTTCGTCGTCCGGTTCCTTGGTCGGCTCCTCGATCGGTGCCTTCGTCTCGGGAGACTCGTCCTCACCGTCGCTGCCGTCGTTGCTGCCCGACGGTGCCTTCGGTTCGGGCTTGGGTGCGACCGGCTCGTTCGTATTGGTCGGCTTGGGCTTGTCCGGCAGCTCGCCGCGGGCCGGGAACTGCTCGACCTTCTCACCTTGGAGGGCCTTCTGCATGTAGTCGGTCCAGACCTGCACAGGGAACGAACCGCCCGTGACTTCGCCGCGGCCGCCGTAAGCGCCGATGGACAGCTGTTTGCCGTCGACCTCTCGGTAGAGGACGACCGAGGTCGCGAGGTTCGGGGTGTAACCGGAGAACCAGGCGGCCTTGTTGCCGTTCGTCGTACCGGTCTTGCCGGCGGCAGGACGCCCGAGGTTCTGCGCGTAGCTGCCGGAACCGCCCTGGACGACCTGGCTCAACGCATACGAGGTCTCGGCGGCGACCGCCTTGTCGAAGACGCGCTTGCCCTTGGTGTCCGCCTTGTACACTTCCTTGTCCTCGGCGCCCTGCGTGACCGTCTTGATCGCATGGGTCTCGTGGTGAACACCATTGGAGGCGAAGGTCGCGTAGGCATTGGCCATGTCGAGGGGCTTGACGCTGGGCACACCGAGGACGGTGGACGGGTTCGCCTTGCTCATGTCCTGAGTGCACTGCCCGGTGTCGCCGGTCTCCAGCTGCTTTTCCGTACAAGCGGGGCTGACGCCCGCACGTTCGGCGACATCGATCGTCTTGTCCGTGCCCACCTGGACGTTGAGTGCGGCATAGGCGGTGTTGATCGACGACTGGGTGGCCTTGAGCAGGCTCACCGGTCCATAACTCGTGTTTCCGAAGTTCTTCACCAGCCACGGCTGGCCGTTGTTGTCGATCGACGTCGGGCTGGCACCCGGATAGGTGTCCGTCAACCGCACACCAT
Protein-coding regions in this window:
- a CDS encoding Dyp-type peroxidase, whose translation is MSTDEHSSSAAGTVRGIPRRRLFALGGAAGALGIAGVGGGAVGYAVRGAEEKKQSAVHLSYPFRAEKQQGILTPAQDNMYTVAFDVTTADRQALIGLLEDWTVAAEQMSAGDLVGGAPDANAELPPKDSGEVWGYPASGLTITFGFGATLFVDEAGKDRFGLQSKMPQVLKDGVPKFANEAIHASESNGDLLVQACANDPQVAVHAIRNLTRIAFGTAKLKWGQIGYGRTSSTSTKQETPRNLFGFKDGTNNIKSEDADGELDKHLWVQSGDDPASDGWLAGGTYFMARKIHMYLEIWDRVSLAEQEDIIGRDKRYGAPQSVAEPAADEEFTPIDFAAKNAEGAPAIDARSHVAIVAPEHHKGAKMLRRGYNFTDGNDSLGRLDAGLFFIAFVRDPRTNFYPILKTMAQKDLLTEYLQHRASALFAIPPGIGTGDTMIGQKLFT
- the rplI gene encoding 50S ribosomal protein L9 → MPNRKVILNQEVDGLGAAGDVVEVRAGYARNLLLPRGWASAWSAGAEKHIESLRKARQAKQIADHDEAIKVKGELESTTARIDMKAGKNGRLFGAVTPALVAEALQTATGRDFDRRQVALTGHVKTPGSYNAVVRVGDEITAKIKFEVIGKA
- the rpsR gene encoding 30S ribosomal protein S18, whose amino-acid sequence is MAKPEIRKPIKKKANPLKKGEAANIHYKDTATLRKFISDRGKIRARRVTGVTVQEQRVIAKAVKNAREMALLPYSSSAR
- a CDS encoding single-stranded DNA-binding protein gives rise to the protein MAGETVITVVGNLTSDPELRFTPNGAAVANFTVASTPRIFDRQANEFKDGETLFLRCSVWREMGENVAESLQRGTRVVVQGRLKSRSFETKEGEKRTVMELDVDEVGPSLRRATAQVTKNNPSGGGNFGGGGGFGGGQGGGGQQGGFGNQQSSGWGNNPQQGGQQGGQRQGGYSQGGNNAPANDPWASSNPQSGNGGWGNPGADEPPF
- the rpsF gene encoding 30S ribosomal protein S6 codes for the protein MRKYELMLILDNDLEERTLADTVNNLIKVVPAENGTVDNVDIWGRRRFAYEIQKKSEGYYVVVDFHAEPATTKELDRQLGLNESVLRTKILRPDAK